The region TTTGAGTGACGGGACGGATgatcagaggggaggagttgtgACCGCCATCATTCCGACAGGGGCAGAAGAACGagaggagtttctccttgaaggagcagccgTCAAAGGAGtggatgagagctgcagcttctacgtcatagaaggagacccgaccctcctcatagtccacaaacacccccaccttctgaggcccagactGCAGAAAGAGACGGACTGACGGTTCGTCAAGAGCTTTGTACTCGTTTCCATTTCTCAGCCATATGCCCCACTTGCCATCTTCTGGTGTCATTTTGATTGGTCCCTTCCTGTTGACCGACTCTCTGGCAACTCCTAAATTCCATTTAGGCTTCCCTCTAACCTCAACCTCAAAGTAAAATCTGCCCGAGAGGCGCCTCTGCATGAAACACGAAATTATAATGAGAAAATCTCTCTGGGTTGTCTGGGAGATTCCTCGTCACATCACCATGTTTCACTTGCTTcccgtcatcagacaggatgagttCAGGATGAGCTGTTTtaggatcaagagtcacgtccagggcaaacttctggaccctcttcatctcGGCCTCAGCGAACATCTTCTGCATGGCACATGTCTCTGCTGAGCTGATTCTTCGTCTGAAGCAAAGCTCTGCCACGGCCCCCTCGTATGTCGGTGATGGGCGCTGACCTCGTCCAGTCCTTGGTGGCGGAGAATCTTTCAGTTGGGGAAGC is a window of Pseudoliparis swirei isolate HS2019 ecotype Mariana Trench unplaced genomic scaffold, NWPU_hadal_v1 hadal_26, whole genome shotgun sequence DNA encoding:
- the LOC130191017 gene encoding LOW QUALITY PROTEIN: E3 ubiquitin-protein ligase TRIM69-like (The sequence of the model RefSeq protein was modified relative to this genomic sequence to represent the inferred CDS: inserted 2 bases in 1 codon); this encodes MQKMFAEAEMKRVQKFALDVTLDPKTAHPELILSDDGKQVKHGDVTRNLPDNPERFSHYNFVFXMQRRLSGRFYFEVEVRGKPKWNLGVARESVNRKGPIKMTPEDGKWGIWLRNGNEYKALDEPSVRLFLQSGPQKVGVFVDYEEGRVSFYDVEAAALIHSFDGCSFKEKLLSFFCPCRNDGGHNSSPLIIRPVTQTA